The proteins below come from a single Nostoc sp. KVJ3 genomic window:
- a CDS encoding type II toxin-antitoxin system death-on-curing family toxin encodes MQTPRFLSISQVLGIHQDEINSFGGTSGVRDEGLLDSALAQPQATFGGELLHPTIHEQAAAYLYHLAMNHPFIDGNKRTAFAVMDTFITLNGYSLNLSQEQAYNLVIQVIQKEISKEELSAFLELYLQGK; translated from the coding sequence TTGCAGACTCCTAGATTTCTTTCTATTTCTCAAGTCCTAGGCATTCACCAAGATGAGATAAACAGCTTTGGTGGAACATCTGGTGTCAGAGACGAAGGTTTACTAGATTCAGCACTGGCACAACCTCAAGCTACTTTTGGCGGCGAACTTCTCCATCCTACAATTCACGAGCAAGCAGCAGCATATCTGTACCATTTAGCGATGAACCATCCGTTTATTGATGGCAACAAACGCACTGCATTTGCGGTTATGGATACCTTCATAACTTTAAACGGCTACAGTTTGAACTTATCGCAAGAGCAAGCTTACAACTTGGTGATTCAAGTAATTCAGAAAGAAATATCCAAAGAAGAATTATCTGCATTTCTGGAACTGTACTTACAGGGCAAGTAA
- a CDS encoding GNAT family N-acetyltransferase, whose product MRKQTKIINPPQPLTLKHDVLEFESKSEALNNWLKEKALKNEGDTARTFVVTIENQVIGYYCLATASVTHLIAVSKAKRNAPDPIPCMLIGRLAVDTKWEGRGIGSGLLKDAIIRTLTVSQMVGIRCVLVHAKDEEAKRFYLKYGFQPSPMEPLTLMMTLKDIRANLI is encoded by the coding sequence ATGAGGAAACAAACAAAAATTATTAATCCTCCTCAGCCACTTACTCTTAAGCATGATGTATTAGAATTTGAATCTAAATCAGAAGCTTTGAATAATTGGCTGAAGGAGAAAGCTTTGAAAAATGAGGGGGATACGGCTAGAACTTTTGTAGTAACTATTGAAAATCAAGTAATAGGCTATTACTGTTTAGCAACTGCTTCTGTAACTCATTTAATAGCTGTTAGCAAAGCTAAACGGAACGCACCAGACCCTATACCATGTATGCTTATCGGGAGACTTGCTGTAGATACCAAATGGGAAGGACGGGGTATAGGGTCTGGTTTATTGAAAGATGCTATTATTCGTACTTTAACAGTATCCCAAATGGTGGGTATTAGATGTGTTTTGGTTCACGCTAAGGATGAAGAAGCCAAAAGATTTTATTTAAAATACGGGTTTCAACCATCACCAATGGAACCATTAACGCTAATGATGACTTTAAAAGATATTCGAGCAAACCTTATCTGA
- the purF gene encoding amidophosphoribosyltransferase translates to MISIHSVTSDEYPDPTNNPINSHENQSDKPEEACGVFGIYAPGENVAKLTYFGLYALQHRGQESAGIATFEGTQVHLHKDMGLVSQVFNESVLDQLPGSLGVGHTRYSTTGSSRKVNAQPAVLETRLGSLALAHNGNLVNTVQLRQELIEKKYNLITTTDSEMIAFAIAEAINAGADWLEGSIQAFHRCQGAFSLVIGTPDGLMGVRDTNGIRPLVIGTLAGNPVRYVLASETCGLDIIGAEYLRDVEPGELVWITEEGLASYHWSQQPQRKLCIFEMIYFARPDSIMHNESLYSYRMRLGRQLAAESLVDADIVFGVPDSGIPAAIGFSQASGVAYAEGLIKNRYVGRTFIQPTQTMRESGIRMKLNPLKDVLAGKRVIIVDDSIVRGTTSRKLVKTLRDAGAVEVHMRISSPPVTHPCFYGIDTDSQDQLIAATKSVAEIAKQLEVDSLAYLSWEGMLEATREDTNSFCSACFTGDYPVAIPELVRRSKLSLEKVVV, encoded by the coding sequence ATGATTTCTATTCATTCTGTCACTTCGGATGAATACCCCGACCCTACCAACAACCCAATCAATAGTCATGAAAATCAGTCTGACAAGCCAGAAGAAGCTTGTGGTGTTTTTGGCATCTATGCACCAGGAGAAAATGTCGCTAAACTGACATACTTTGGATTGTACGCCCTCCAGCATCGGGGTCAAGAATCAGCTGGGATTGCTACCTTTGAGGGAACACAAGTCCATCTCCACAAAGATATGGGCTTGGTGTCTCAAGTCTTCAATGAATCCGTTTTGGATCAATTACCTGGTAGCCTTGGTGTTGGTCACACTCGTTATTCCACCACAGGTTCTAGCCGCAAAGTTAATGCCCAACCCGCAGTTCTGGAAACTCGCTTAGGTTCATTAGCTTTGGCACATAATGGTAATTTAGTCAATACCGTACAACTGCGTCAAGAGTTGATTGAGAAAAAATACAACTTAATCACCACAACAGACTCAGAAATGATCGCTTTTGCGATCGCAGAAGCGATCAACGCTGGTGCAGATTGGCTAGAAGGTTCAATTCAGGCATTTCATCGTTGCCAAGGAGCCTTTAGTTTAGTTATTGGCACTCCTGACGGACTGATGGGTGTTCGTGACACCAATGGCATTCGCCCCCTAGTAATTGGGACTTTAGCTGGTAATCCAGTTCGTTACGTTTTGGCATCCGAAACTTGTGGTTTAGACATCATTGGAGCCGAATACCTGCGAGATGTAGAACCAGGTGAATTAGTTTGGATTACTGAAGAAGGTTTGGCTTCCTATCATTGGAGTCAACAGCCCCAGAGAAAATTGTGTATTTTTGAGATGATTTATTTTGCCCGCCCTGATAGCATTATGCACAACGAGAGTTTGTACAGCTATCGGATGCGGTTAGGGCGACAACTAGCAGCAGAATCTCTTGTAGATGCCGATATTGTCTTTGGTGTTCCTGATTCTGGTATTCCGGCTGCGATCGGATTTTCCCAAGCTTCTGGTGTCGCCTACGCTGAAGGACTGATTAAAAATCGTTACGTTGGACGAACCTTTATCCAGCCAACACAAACTATGCGCGAGTCAGGTATCCGTATGAAACTTAACCCGCTTAAAGATGTGCTGGCGGGTAAACGAGTGATCATTGTAGATGACTCAATTGTTCGCGGTACTACCAGCCGTAAATTAGTTAAAACCTTGCGTGATGCTGGTGCAGTGGAAGTACACATGCGAATCTCCTCTCCGCCAGTAACTCACCCCTGCTTCTACGGCATCGATACCGATTCTCAGGATCAGCTGATTGCTGCTACCAAGTCAGTAGCAGAAATTGCCAAGCAACTGGAAGTAGACAGCCTCGCCTATCTGAGTTGGGAAGGAATGCTAGAAGCCACACGAGAAGACACCAATAGTTTCTGCTCTGCTTGCTTTACGGGTGATTATCCCGTAGCGATTCCTGAGTTAGTGAGGCGTTCTAAGTTGAGTTTAGAAAAGGTAGTGGTATAG
- a CDS encoding DUF1778 domain-containing protein produces MLARSKMDNLGRKQVINIRVQEQQRDLIDNAALILGKNRSDFMLEVACREAEKVICDKTFFALDEERYQKFLAILDSPPKTNEEIRKLLTTKSPWD; encoded by the coding sequence ATGCTTGCCCGTTCTAAAATGGATAACCTTGGTCGTAAACAAGTAATTAATATTAGAGTTCAAGAACAACAACGGGATTTAATTGATAATGCTGCATTGATTCTTGGCAAGAACCGTTCTGACTTTATGTTAGAAGTTGCCTGTCGAGAAGCAGAGAAAGTCATCTGTGACAAGACCTTCTTTGCGTTAGACGAGGAAAGGTATCAAAAATTCCTTGCTATTTTGGACTCACCACCTAAAACAAACGAAGAAATTCGTAAATTATTAACGACTAAATCTCCTTGGGATTAA
- a CDS encoding allophycocyanin subunit alpha-B produces MTVISQVILKADDELRYPSSGELKNIKDFLQTGVQRTRIAATLAENEKKIVQEATKQLWQKRPDFISPGGNAYGERQRSLCIRDFGWYLRLITYGVLAGDKGPIEKIGLIGVREMYNSLGVPVPGMVEAINSLKTASLGLLSAEDAAEAAPYFDYIIQAMS; encoded by the coding sequence ATGACTGTAATTAGCCAAGTTATTCTCAAAGCCGACGACGAACTGCGTTATCCCAGCAGTGGCGAACTGAAAAATATCAAAGACTTTTTGCAAACCGGCGTACAACGGACGCGGATTGCGGCTACCTTAGCCGAAAATGAAAAAAAGATAGTTCAGGAAGCAACCAAACAACTTTGGCAAAAGCGTCCTGACTTTATCTCCCCTGGAGGTAATGCTTACGGAGAACGCCAGCGCTCTCTATGTATCCGTGATTTTGGCTGGTACTTACGTCTAATTACTTATGGTGTACTTGCTGGCGACAAAGGGCCAATTGAAAAAATCGGTTTGATTGGTGTGCGGGAAATGTACAATTCATTGGGCGTTCCTGTACCTGGAATGGTAGAAGCGATCAATTCCCTCAAAACAGCCTCCCTTGGCTTGCTGAGTGCCGAAGACGCTGCCGAAGCAGCACCCTACTTTGATTACATCATTCAAGCGATGTCTTAA
- a CDS encoding ABC transporter permease translates to MTSTRISLETGRDWLIRLVTSETFIYVAKRVLQALLTLFLASALSFFIIQLAPGDYVDTLRQNPKISPERIEEIKRQFGLDKSWPEQFWLWIWRILTKGDFGTSFIYQRSVASLLWERVPATLLLAIASLIVTWAIAIPLGIFAAVNQNKLADRILQVISYTGQGFPSFITALALLVLAQITSPLFPVGSMTSINHSELTWFGRILDVGWHMILPTIALSITSFAGLQRITRGELLDVLRQDYIQTARAKGLPENRVIYVHALRNAVNPLITLLGFELAGLLNGAFIAEFFFNWPGLGRLTLQALQAQDLYLLMASLLMGAVLLIAGNLIADLMLKAADPRIRLENLN, encoded by the coding sequence ATGACATCTACGAGAATTTCCTTGGAGACAGGTAGGGATTGGCTAATCAGGCTAGTCACGAGCGAAACTTTCATTTATGTGGCAAAGCGGGTATTGCAAGCCCTACTAACTTTGTTTTTGGCATCAGCTTTGTCATTTTTCATTATTCAACTCGCTCCAGGGGATTATGTAGATACGCTGCGGCAAAACCCGAAGATATCTCCAGAAAGAATTGAGGAAATTAAGCGTCAGTTTGGTCTTGATAAGTCTTGGCCAGAGCAATTTTGGCTATGGATATGGCGAATTTTGACAAAAGGGGATTTTGGCACGAGTTTTATTTATCAACGTTCAGTGGCATCGTTGTTGTGGGAAAGAGTACCAGCGACTTTGTTATTAGCGATCGCATCTTTAATTGTCACATGGGCGATCGCTATCCCTCTCGGAATTTTTGCTGCTGTTAACCAAAATAAGCTAGCAGACCGGATTTTACAGGTTATTAGCTATACCGGACAAGGTTTTCCCAGTTTCATCACTGCCTTAGCACTACTGGTTTTAGCTCAAATCACCTCGCCCTTATTCCCAGTGGGTAGCATGACTAGCATCAATCACTCTGAACTGACATGGTTTGGCAGAATCTTAGATGTCGGCTGGCACATGATTTTACCCACCATCGCCCTCTCAATTACCAGTTTTGCTGGTTTACAACGCATCACTCGCGGCGAATTATTGGATGTTTTGCGTCAAGATTATATCCAAACGGCTCGCGCCAAAGGATTGCCAGAAAATCGTGTGATTTACGTTCACGCACTCCGTAACGCCGTAAATCCCTTGATTACCTTATTGGGTTTTGAATTAGCTGGTTTATTAAACGGTGCTTTCATTGCCGAATTTTTCTTTAACTGGCCCGGTTTAGGCAGGTTGACTTTACAAGCTTTACAAGCTCAAGATTTATATTTGTTAATGGCAAGCTTGTTAATGGGCGCAGTGTTGCTGATTGCTGGTAATTTAATCGCCGATTTAATGTTAAAAGCCGCCGATCCTCGCATTCGCCTAGAAAATCTCAATTAG